The Amylolactobacillus amylophilus DSM 20533 = JCM 1125 genome contains a region encoding:
- a CDS encoding FAD-dependent oxidoreductase, whose amino-acid sequence MTEYRATSKGFHNEITAVVNVEDGKLTSVRAENVSDRTIGAVGIETWLNKANAEGSVEVDAISGASISTGALRSAAQAAFASATGQETDAVSGASQQQVGTKTGRPAPANYPLLKSRVYSKDVNYIGSYDVIVVGSGGAGLAAAATAAENNAQVLVIEKAGIAGGTTNYSGGVLQAAGTKWQKEFTKDESDTPERHEAEYMKTGEGRLYRDLVHDFTQNAPANMEWLAKMGVQWTGVYGHTTIPYATEDFAERIHISDNGGGAGDGIMLTQHLLKYALSLGAQIRYNTAVIGLIEADEHNHAVTGVVVSDGRNLEYLEARRGVVLATASVDQNVELAKDLSPQHYADVSAHRCWSVKTDRGDGIVLGMKLGAAVTGFGGTIDFDARTGNGTNNQIPTIPSIFVNGNGLRFVNEEATYAYVFREIFNEEKKLNKPTYQIFGRNALEEPASPFKSDTIDADIEKGLVVQAESVEDLAEKIGIPATNLKRSIDNWNENVANGRDGEYQRTVGLASISGPYYAYRNTPGNLGAIGGLKINVNCNVLDLFNQPITGLYAAGLNAGGWIGSYYPGSGTAIGGIIHQGRRAAKSILGLN is encoded by the coding sequence ATGACTGAATATCGAGCAACATCAAAAGGTTTTCATAATGAAATTACTGCAGTTGTAAATGTTGAAGACGGAAAACTTACATCGGTTCGGGCTGAAAATGTGTCAGATAGGACAATTGGTGCGGTTGGAATCGAAACGTGGTTGAACAAAGCTAACGCGGAAGGCTCTGTTGAAGTAGATGCGATTTCTGGTGCAAGTATCTCAACCGGTGCATTGCGTAGTGCTGCTCAGGCTGCTTTTGCCAGTGCAACTGGGCAAGAGACCGATGCGGTGAGTGGTGCCAGCCAGCAACAAGTTGGTACAAAAACCGGGCGTCCGGCTCCCGCTAACTATCCGTTGCTGAAGAGTAGAGTTTATAGTAAAGATGTTAACTATATCGGTTCATATGATGTGATTGTGGTTGGTTCTGGAGGTGCGGGACTAGCTGCCGCAGCGACCGCTGCAGAGAATAACGCGCAAGTGTTAGTCATTGAGAAAGCGGGAATTGCTGGTGGGACCACAAATTACTCCGGTGGTGTCCTGCAGGCCGCAGGTACTAAATGGCAGAAGGAGTTCACGAAGGACGAATCCGATACTCCCGAACGACACGAAGCTGAATACATGAAGACGGGTGAAGGCAGGCTATACCGTGACCTTGTACATGATTTCACACAAAATGCGCCAGCAAATATGGAATGGCTAGCTAAGATGGGTGTGCAATGGACTGGCGTTTATGGTCACACAACAATTCCATATGCGACTGAAGATTTTGCCGAGAGAATTCATATCTCGGATAATGGTGGTGGCGCAGGTGATGGCATTATGCTGACGCAGCATCTACTTAAGTATGCCCTAAGTTTAGGTGCACAAATTCGCTATAATACTGCTGTTATTGGTTTAATTGAAGCAGATGAGCATAATCATGCTGTCACGGGAGTTGTGGTTTCAGATGGTCGAAACTTGGAGTATCTTGAGGCTAGACGAGGCGTTGTACTCGCCACTGCCTCGGTTGATCAAAACGTTGAGCTTGCTAAAGATTTAAGTCCTCAGCACTATGCTGATGTCAGTGCGCATCGTTGTTGGAGTGTGAAAACCGATCGCGGTGACGGAATCGTTCTTGGCATGAAGTTAGGTGCTGCTGTAACTGGCTTCGGTGGAACTATCGACTTCGATGCACGCACTGGTAACGGGACAAATAATCAGATACCGACGATTCCTTCAATCTTCGTCAACGGGAATGGCCTTCGATTTGTTAATGAAGAAGCTACTTATGCTTACGTTTTCCGTGAGATTTTTAACGAAGAGAAGAAATTGAATAAGCCGACTTACCAAATATTCGGTCGCAATGCGTTGGAGGAACCCGCTAGCCCGTTTAAGAGCGATACGATTGATGCGGATATCGAAAAAGGTCTAGTTGTTCAAGCTGAGAGTGTTGAAGATTTGGCTGAAAAGATTGGTATTCCTGCTACGAATCTAAAACGTAGTATTGATAACTGGAATGAAAATGTGGCGAACGGTCGTGATGGAGAATATCAACGTACCGTTGGTTTGGCGTCTATTTCTGGCCCATACTATGCCTACCGCAATACACCGGGCAACCTCGGCGCAATTGGTGGATTGAAGATTAATGTGAACTGTAATGTACTAGATTTATTTAACCAGCCAATCACAGGACTGTATGCTGCTGGCCTCAATGCGGGTGGTTGGATAGGTTCATATTACCCCGGCTCAGGCACGGCTATTGGCGGTATTATTCATCAAGGTCGAAGAGCGGCTAAATCCATCCTTGGTCTAAACTAA
- a CDS encoding CRISPR-associated helicase/endonuclease Cas3 has protein sequence MNCDNLDPKVAALWAKKGTSSTGEPVWLPLLAHLIDTANVINALYNHCLSDGQRALLVSDGQDEESVRQTIQFIGFIHDLGKATAVFERKQSYDHNAELDQAVLEHLIRAGFTGLDTAVIAHKNESPHARAGEALLEKFGVSSTIGAIIGGHHGKPEKGPPKNDICDFTANYFQDDGNKLIQQKWQDVQKEILEFGLNYVGLNSVQELADFSQKQSVIVEGLLIMADWLASSEYLENNRSDHPLFPLIAVDETIANIDFDTRFKNAWLAWTTTDEPILQQIKTSNDPYFDFWHFHARKFQTLVTEAIDKAVDPSLVIIEAPMGAGKTEISLVAAQQLAFRQGEMGLYYGLPTQATSNAMFERIKDWLDQQSKKSGLKNSIKLMHGRAEFNESYRALPNATGVDNQSGAVVNSWFSGKKSILDEYVVGTIDNLLLFALKQKHLALRHLGMSRKVVVIDEVHAYDTYMNVYLDRALEWLGAYHVPVVMLSATLPAARRRDLVLKYYKGRFGAKKYLEEKEATNSWQKNIAYPLVTLLDGDRVQQFSETPTPEQRKQVEVELMSDELADLVSSVLEKTADGGVVGVIVNTVARAQAIGYELDGKAPTLVLHSAFVATERTKIENELLEKIGKNGQRPEKLVIIGTQVLEQSLDIDFDILYTDLAPMDLILQRVGRLQRHQNKRPKQLSTPQLVVMDGSFSHLGEFNEGSEAIYGRYLLMKTRYYLPQVLNIPADIPRLTQLVYDEVDDALNGEIDGLQEAKKKEAQVSAELEKKAGVYPIDPPSYVRNKSIHGWLDNPKAIFDDEMASRSVRNIVQDSIEVLVLKKDSEGQIFLLDGTKIVNENLHIQAKAIAMQILRLTVSSYKIIDTIKILEKFTRSQFPDWADNKWLRGALAIVLDEQNEVEVGGVRYRYSTKFGLTKERING, from the coding sequence TTGAACTGTGATAATTTAGATCCAAAAGTCGCCGCTTTGTGGGCAAAAAAAGGAACGTCTTCAACTGGTGAACCCGTGTGGCTCCCCCTGCTTGCTCATCTCATCGATACTGCCAATGTCATCAACGCACTCTATAATCATTGTCTTAGTGATGGGCAACGTGCATTACTTGTATCTGACGGTCAGGATGAGGAATCCGTACGGCAGACAATCCAATTCATCGGTTTTATACATGACTTAGGAAAGGCTACCGCCGTTTTTGAGCGAAAACAATCATACGACCACAATGCTGAATTAGACCAAGCTGTATTGGAGCATTTAATCAGAGCTGGTTTTACTGGACTAGATACTGCGGTAATTGCTCATAAGAACGAATCACCTCATGCACGTGCTGGCGAAGCGCTATTAGAAAAATTTGGCGTATCCAGCACTATTGGCGCAATTATTGGCGGTCATCACGGGAAACCTGAAAAAGGACCACCTAAAAATGACATTTGTGATTTCACAGCTAATTATTTTCAAGATGATGGCAATAAATTGATTCAACAAAAGTGGCAAGATGTTCAGAAAGAGATCTTGGAGTTTGGTTTGAATTATGTTGGACTGAATAGTGTGCAGGAATTGGCTGATTTTTCGCAGAAGCAATCCGTTATCGTTGAGGGACTGCTTATTATGGCTGACTGGTTGGCCTCAAGTGAGTATTTGGAAAATAATCGCTCTGACCATCCACTATTTCCGCTAATCGCTGTGGATGAAACTATTGCCAATATCGACTTTGATACTCGATTCAAGAATGCTTGGTTAGCCTGGACCACAACTGATGAACCAATCTTACAACAGATAAAAACGAGCAATGATCCATATTTTGATTTTTGGCACTTCCATGCTCGTAAATTCCAGACTCTTGTTACGGAAGCAATTGATAAAGCTGTTGATCCGAGTCTTGTAATTATCGAGGCACCGATGGGAGCTGGGAAAACAGAAATTTCTCTGGTTGCTGCACAACAGTTGGCATTTCGTCAAGGCGAAATGGGCTTATATTATGGATTACCTACCCAAGCTACGTCCAATGCGATGTTTGAGCGAATAAAGGATTGGCTTGACCAGCAGAGTAAAAAAAGCGGTCTGAAAAATTCAATTAAGTTAATGCATGGGCGAGCTGAGTTTAATGAATCATATCGTGCACTACCTAATGCGACCGGTGTTGATAATCAATCTGGAGCGGTGGTTAATAGTTGGTTCAGCGGAAAGAAGTCAATTCTTGATGAATATGTTGTTGGAACAATTGATAACCTGCTTCTTTTTGCACTCAAGCAAAAGCACCTTGCACTGCGTCACCTGGGTATGAGCAGAAAGGTGGTGGTAATTGATGAAGTCCATGCTTATGATACCTACATGAATGTTTACCTTGACAGAGCACTTGAGTGGCTTGGTGCCTATCACGTCCCTGTTGTGATGCTTTCTGCTACGCTACCCGCAGCAAGAAGAAGAGACTTGGTTTTGAAGTATTACAAAGGAAGATTTGGTGCCAAAAAATATCTTGAGGAGAAAGAAGCTACCAATAGCTGGCAAAAAAATATTGCTTATCCCTTGGTCACGTTGCTTGATGGTGATAGAGTTCAACAATTTAGCGAAACGCCTACACCGGAACAGCGAAAGCAAGTTGAAGTTGAGTTGATGAGTGATGAGCTGGCAGATTTAGTATCCTCCGTTCTTGAAAAGACAGCGGATGGCGGAGTTGTGGGTGTGATTGTCAATACCGTTGCAAGAGCACAAGCAATAGGATATGAACTAGATGGTAAGGCCCCAACTTTGGTTCTCCATTCAGCATTTGTTGCGACCGAACGGACAAAAATTGAAAATGAACTGCTGGAAAAGATTGGCAAAAATGGTCAAAGACCTGAAAAGCTCGTAATCATTGGGACTCAGGTGCTGGAGCAGTCTTTGGACATAGACTTTGACATTCTGTACACCGACTTGGCGCCAATGGATCTAATTCTTCAACGCGTTGGCCGCCTACAGAGACATCAAAATAAACGTCCTAAACAACTAAGCACACCACAATTAGTTGTGATGGATGGAAGCTTTAGTCACTTAGGAGAATTTAATGAGGGATCTGAGGCTATCTATGGACGATATCTATTAATGAAAACAAGGTATTATCTGCCACAGGTCCTTAATATACCTGCGGATATTCCGCGGTTAACACAGCTAGTTTACGATGAAGTGGATGATGCATTGAATGGGGAGATTGATGGCCTACAGGAAGCTAAGAAAAAAGAGGCTCAGGTGTCAGCCGAATTAGAAAAAAAGGCCGGGGTATATCCAATTGATCCACCTAGTTATGTTAGAAATAAATCTATTCACGGCTGGCTTGATAATCCTAAAGCTATCTTTGATGATGAAATGGCTAGCCGGTCGGTGAGAAATATCGTGCAAGATTCAATTGAAGTTTTAGTTCTCAAGAAAGATAGTGAGGGTCAAATTTTCTTGTTGGATGGGACAAAGATTGTGAATGAAAACTTGCATATCCAAGCCAAAGCTATTGCCATGCAGATTCTTCGTCTCACGGTTTCTTCATATAAAATAATTGATACTATCAAAATTTTAGAGAAATTCACGAGAAGCCAGTTTCCTGATTGGGCGGATAATAAATGGCTACGTGGAGCATTAGCTATTGTTTTAGATGAACAAAACGAAGTCGAAGTGGGGGGGGTTAGGTATCGTTATTCAACAAAGTTTGGCTTAACAAAGGAGAGAATAAATGGATAG